In Taeniopygia guttata chromosome 7, bTaeGut7.mat, whole genome shotgun sequence, a single window of DNA contains:
- the CNPPD1 gene encoding protein CNPPD1, giving the protein MAAGGSEGGGAAVTGPGGRHRLRDRRPLPPRACARGRPGWGGPGDTGRACARRRQGRGRAAPPRRNRKGGRAGGGGQAGSGWQGSAPDTAPGLGLAADRRRALSRPRIAAGEPSAPGLRAGRMELDELLLDEEGAFSLSGFQEFTFLPRHQQLSERVRKRLYYGWDKDCSLDNLSSPVADIAVELLQKVAPSPIRRLQKKYVSHVSREACISPCSMMLALVYIERLRHRNPEYLQQISSSDLFLISMMVASKYLYDEGEEEEVFNDEWGAAGKVDVQTMNTLEMNFLSAIDWSLYTDPRELFEVLSWLEGRVAEKQGMWRGWFTYTDLCVLMEQSMWQHVLGQFYQQVVKLACLLGVVYLTGFAAIFASISVVHRSVCTRSVSAAAPRPALFPEEGRCQLAAQPAPAPGQPQPELPNVSSASCTRCLGENETTKEPHRGGVTATALYLWSSVMTALSYPKAPDLAQHRHLPHGPFRKVPTACERSNRTAPTAAPSQPGPFGLAVLPAPPVLHCHACSATAGPTWDAAPNREDWLDPLGLKQCFLHTAMDLSRIKSFIFPS; this is encoded by the exons ATGGCTGCGGGGGGGAGCGAGGGCGGAGGCGCCGCTGTCACCGGCCCGGGCGGGCGGCACCGCCTGAGGGACCGGCGGCCGTTGCCGCCGCGCGCCTGCGCCCGGGGACGGCCGGGGTGGGGGGGACCGGGTGACACCGGGCGCGCGTGCGCCCGGCGGCGGCAGGGGCGGGGACGGGCCGCGCCCCCGCGCCGGAACAGGAAGGGCGGaagggcgggcggcggcggccaggCGGGGAGCGGCTGGCAGGGCTCCGCTCCCGACACTGCACCGGGCCTCGGCCTCGCAGCGGACCGGCGCCGCGCCCTCAGCCGGCCCCGTATCGCCGCAGGGGAACCGTCAGCCCCCGGCCTGCGAGCGGGCAGGATGGAGCTGgacgagctgctgctggacgAGGAGGGCGCCTTCTCCCTCAGCGGGTTCCAGGAGTTCACG TTCTTGCCCAGGCACCAGCAGCTGAGCGAGAGAGTGCGGAAGCGGCTCTATTATGGCTGGGACAAAGACTGCAGCCTGGATAATCTCTCCAGCCCTGTGGCAG ATATTGCTGTGGAGTTGCTGCAGAAAGTGGCTCCCAGTCCTATCCGCAGACTCCAGAAGAAATATGTATCTCACGTATCTCG GGAAGCTTGCATCTCGCCCTGTTCCATGATGTTGGCACTGGTTTATATTGAGAGACTCCGGCACAGGAACCCTGAATACCTCCAGCAGATCTCATCTTCAGACCTCTTCCTGATCTCCATG ATGGTTGCAAGTAAGTATCTCTATGATgagggtgaggaagaggaggtgtTCAACGATGaatggggagcagcagggaaggtgGATGTCCAGACCATGAACACACTGGAGATGAACTTCCTGAGCGCCATT GACTGGAGTCTCTACACAGATCCTCGGGAGCTGTTTGAAGTGCTGAGCTGGCTGGAAGGACG tgtGGCTGAAAAACAGGGCATGTGGCGTGGCTGGTTTACCTACACAGATCTTTGTGTCCTTATGGAGCAGTCCATGTGGCAGCATGTGCTGGGCCAGTTCTACCAACAAGTGGTGAAG CTGGCCTGCCTCCTGGGTGTGGTGTACCTGACGGGCTTCGCAGCCATCTTCGCCTCCATCAGTGTAGTGCACCGGTCTGTGTGCACGAGGAGTGTCAGCGCTGCAGCCCCCCGGCCTGCGCTGTTCCCCGAGGAGGGGAGGTGCCAGCTGGctgcccagccagccccagcccctggccaACCCCAGCCCGAGCTGCCCAATGtctcctcagccagctgcacCCGTTGCCTGGGGGAGAATGAGACGACCAAGGAGCCACATCGTGGAGGTGTCACAGCGACTGCGCTCTACCTGTGGAGCAGCGTGATGACGGCCCTGTCCTACCCAAAGGCACCTGATCTAGCCCAACACAGGCACCTCCCACACGGTCCTTTCCGGAAAGTGCCCACTGCCTGTGAGAGATCCAACCGCACCGCCCCCactgcagcccccagccagcctggcccTTTCGGACTCGCCGTGCTCCCGGCTCCTCCGGTGCTCCACTGCCATGCTTGCTCAGCCACTGCGGGCCCCACATGGGATGCAGCCCCCAACCGTGAGGACTGGCTGGACCCCCTGGGGCTGAAGCAGTGCTTCTTGCATACTGCAATGGATCTCAGCAGAATCAAGAGTTTCATTTTTCCCAGCTAG
- the RETREG2 gene encoding reticulophagy regulator 2 → MASGRAEEAAAAAAAEEEEEEAAAAAAARLAAALRQRLRGWEAALATAQRLLVWERPLHSLVTAAALGGALWLFSSTSLRPLFLLSMSLLGILLLEKWKPRFLFDFSAQPSEEPGGESEGVTSGAQPHLLSVPELCHCLAESWVTFRLYLQELLQYKRQNPAKFCMSVCSGCLILAVVGHYVPGIMISYIILLSILLWPLVVYHELIQRMYTRLEPVLMKLDYSMKAETLHHKHEKKKRQGRSEPAAGDEPTAETESESEAELSGFSPVVDVKKTVLALSITDSELSDEEASILESGGFSVSRATTPQLTDVSEDLDQQSLHSEPEESFSKDLTEFPSVEEYHSRDLGPQSDEDAFGVPLGPELAHAACELDSADKEAADSDLSILRLASPLHFVNTHFNGSGQVAGGNAEPKTVPAPGLGICINTLSEEIVTTAITTAVQNTLSALLRSSEASEGPPLSEFLPTEPEEKLSFQAHLSENEVVETETEASPEDEEEADDFELLDQGELEQMDVELGFREEQEAQEAALSPSSPMLAELPKQGDEEEAVMTATSMS, encoded by the exons ATGGCGAGCGGCCGCGccgaggaggcggcggcggcggcggcggccgaggaggaggaggaggaggcggcggcggcagcagcggcgcgtctggcggcggcgctgcggcAGCGGCTGCGGGGCTGGGAGGCGGCGCTGGCGACGGCGCAGCGGCTGCTGGTGTGGGAGAGGCCGCTGCACAGCCTGGTCACCGCGGCCGCGCTCGGCGGGGCCCTCTG GTTGTTTTCCTCCACCTCCCTGAGACCCCTCTTTCTCCTCAGCATGTCCCTTCTTGGCATCCTCTTGTTGGAGAAGTGGAAACCCAGGTTCCTGTTTGATTTCTCAG CACAGCCATCAGAGGAGCCAGGAGGAGAGAG TGAGGGGGTGACTTCAGGGGCACAACCTCACCTGCTCAGTGTCCCTGAGCTGTGTCACTGTCTGGCAGAGAGCTGGGTCACCTTCAGGCTCTACCTTCAGGAACTGCTACAGTACAAAAGGCAAAATCCTGCCAAG TTCTGCATGAGTGTCTGTTCAGGCTGCCTGATTCTGGCTGTAGTTGGACACTATGTTCCAGGCATAATGATCTCCTACATCATTT TGCTCAGCATTCTGCTGTGGCCTCTGGTGGTCTACCATGAGCTGATCCAGAGGATGTACACACGTTTGGAGCCTGTCCTAATGAAACTGGACTACAGTATGAAGGCAGAGACGCTGCACCACAAGCATGAGAAGAAGA AACGACAAGGGAGGAGCGAGCCTGCAGCAGGTGATGAGCCAACAGCAGAGACAGAAAGTGAGAGCGAAGCAGAGCTGTCAGGCTTCTCCCCAGTG GTGGATGTGAAGAAAACTGTCCTGGCACTGTCAATCACAGATTCTGAGCTCTCTGATGAGGAGGCTTCTATCCTGGAGAGTGGGGGCTTTTCTGTTTCAAGGGCTACCACCCCACAGCTGACGGACGTTTCTGAAG ACCTGGATCAGCAGAGCCTGCACAGTGAGCCAGAGGAGTCATTTTCCAAGGACCTGACAGAGTTTCCATCCGTGGAAGAATATCATTCCAGAGACCTGGGACCACAGAGTGATGAAGATGCGTTTGGTGTGCCCCTGGGTCCCGAGCTTGCCCACGCTGCCTGTGAGCTGGACTCAGCAGACAAAGAGGCTGCGGACTCTGACCTCTCCATCCTTCGCCTCGCGTCTCCTCTCCATTTTGTAAATACGCACTTCAATGGGAGTGGGCAAGTGGCAGGAGGCAATGCAGAGCCAAAGactgtccctgccccaggccTGGGCATCTGCATTAACACCCTGAGCGAGGAGATTGTCACCACTGCCATCACCACAGCGGTGCAGAATACCCTTTCTGCCCTCCTGCGGTCCTCAGAGGCCAGTGAGGGACCCCCCCTCTCCGAGTTCCTCCCCACAGAGCCCGAAGAGAAACTGAGCTTCCAAGCACACCTGTCAGAGAACGAAGTGGTGGAGACAGAGACAGAAGCTTCACcggaggatgaggaggaagcaGATGACTTTGAGCTACTGGATCAGGGGGAGTTGGAGCAAATGGATGTAGAGCTGGGGTtcagagaggagcaggaggcacaAGAGGCTGCTCTgtctccctcctctcccatgCTTGCTGAGCTGCCAAAGCAAGGAGatgaggaggaggcagtgaTGACAGCAACTTCTATGTCTTAG
- the ZFAND2B gene encoding AN1-type zinc finger protein 2B isoform X1: protein MEFPDLGAHCSWPACQRLDFLPLKCDACEQIFCTDHIAYAQHDCTSAYKKDVQVPVCPLCNTPVPVRRGEMPDVVVGEHIDRDCKSDPAQRKRKIFTNKCLKPGCKQKEMMKVICDQCHKNYCLKHRHPLDHDCSGAGHPLSKAGHAAVTRAQASSSKIVTASSSGAARPADSSSSLACARGGRAAASQTRSTSPPAVMLQNGLSEEEALQRALEMSLAESARTSAQQPSSTQEEEDLALAQALSASEAEYQQSQQQVHGSKPSNCSMS from the exons ATGGAGTTCCCGGACCTGGGCGCGCACTGCTCCTGGCCGGCCTGCCAGCGCCTGG ACTTCCTTCCCCTGAAGTGCGATGCCTGTGAGCAGATCTTCTGCACCGACCACATCGCTTATGCCCAGCATGACTGCACCTCTGCCTACAAGAAG GATGTGCAGGTCCCAGTGTGTCCCCTCTGCAACACCCCAGTCCCTGTGAGGCGGGGGGAGATGCCTGATGTTGTGGTGGGTGAGCACATTGACCGTGACTGCAAGTCTGACCCTGCACAACGCAAGCGCAAG ATCTTCACCAATAAGTGTTTGAAGCCTGGTTGTAAGCAGAAGGAGATGATGAAGGTCATCTGTGACCAGTGCCACAAGAACTACTGCCTCAAGCACCGGCACCCCCTGGACCATGACTGCAGTGGGGCAGGGCATCCCCTTTCCAAAGCAGG GCATGCTGCAGTTACCAGAGCCCAGGCATCCTCCTCCAAAATAGTCACCGCATCAAGCAGCGGAGCTGCCCGGCCAGCAGACAGCTCCTCTTCCCTGGCCTGTGCCAG gggaggcagagcagctgcgTCGCAGACTCGCAGCACCTCCCCTCCAGCTGTCATGCTGCAGAATGGGCTG AGTGAGGAAGAGGCATTGCAGCGAGCTCTGGAGATGTCCCTGGCAGAGTCGGCACgcacctcagcacagcagcccag cagcacacaggaggaggaggatctggcactggcccaggcactGTCAGCGAGCGAAGCCGAGTACCAGCAGTCGCAGCAGCAG GTGCACGGTTCAAAGCCATCAAACTGCAGCATGTCGTAG
- the ZFAND2B gene encoding AN1-type zinc finger protein 2B isoform X2 — MEFPDLGAHCSWPACQRLDFLPLKCDACEQIFCTDHIAYAQHDCTSAYKKDVQVPVCPLCNTPVPVRRGEMPDVVVGEHIDRDCKSDPAQRKRKIFTNKCLKPGCKQKEMMKVICDQCHKNYCLKHRHPLDHDCSGAGHPLSKAGHAAVTRAQASSSKIVTASSSGAARPADSSSSLACARGGRAAASQTRSTSPPAVMLQNGLSEEEALQRALEMSLAESARTSAQQPSTQEEEDLALAQALSASEAEYQQSQQQVHGSKPSNCSMS, encoded by the exons ATGGAGTTCCCGGACCTGGGCGCGCACTGCTCCTGGCCGGCCTGCCAGCGCCTGG ACTTCCTTCCCCTGAAGTGCGATGCCTGTGAGCAGATCTTCTGCACCGACCACATCGCTTATGCCCAGCATGACTGCACCTCTGCCTACAAGAAG GATGTGCAGGTCCCAGTGTGTCCCCTCTGCAACACCCCAGTCCCTGTGAGGCGGGGGGAGATGCCTGATGTTGTGGTGGGTGAGCACATTGACCGTGACTGCAAGTCTGACCCTGCACAACGCAAGCGCAAG ATCTTCACCAATAAGTGTTTGAAGCCTGGTTGTAAGCAGAAGGAGATGATGAAGGTCATCTGTGACCAGTGCCACAAGAACTACTGCCTCAAGCACCGGCACCCCCTGGACCATGACTGCAGTGGGGCAGGGCATCCCCTTTCCAAAGCAGG GCATGCTGCAGTTACCAGAGCCCAGGCATCCTCCTCCAAAATAGTCACCGCATCAAGCAGCGGAGCTGCCCGGCCAGCAGACAGCTCCTCTTCCCTGGCCTGTGCCAG gggaggcagagcagctgcgTCGCAGACTCGCAGCACCTCCCCTCCAGCTGTCATGCTGCAGAATGGGCTG AGTGAGGAAGAGGCATTGCAGCGAGCTCTGGAGATGTCCCTGGCAGAGTCGGCACgcacctcagcacagcagcccag cacacaggaggaggaggatctggcactggcccaggcactGTCAGCGAGCGAAGCCGAGTACCAGCAGTCGCAGCAGCAG GTGCACGGTTCAAAGCCATCAAACTGCAGCATGTCGTAG
- the ABCB6 gene encoding ATP-binding cassette sub-family B member 6 — translation MAVLGGYCEGNNSITQAWVQQGFQPCFFFTLVPSVLLSVCLLLGALQYACYARFSRAMEPKYIPRSRLYRGQVLLSLFLALQPFGGLLWQGVGLRQLYGYMLLHACLWALSWGCAIALLQLEHTRVLAHDRTRGHGTVLLLFWALAFAAENLTLVCWRSPLWWWALEDTNQKVQFGFWLLRYICTFMLFILGMKAPGLPHKPYMLLINEEERDVENSQPLLTDASRTTSTWKDFRRKLRLLVPYMWPRGNHLLQGLVLFCMALMGLERAINVFVPIYYKNIVNELTVGAPWHTLAWTVCSYVGLKFLQGGGAGSTGFVSNLRTFLWVWVQQFTNRQVQVQLFAHLHGLSLRWHLGRRTGEVLRSVDRGTSSINSLLSYIIFSIVPTIADIVISIVYFTSVFSAWFGLIIFVCMSLYLTLTIFITEWRTKYRRDMNTRDNEAKSRAVDSLLNFETVKYYNAESYEVNRFNDAIVKYQVSEWKVSASLGLLNQTQNLVIGLGLLAGSLLCAYFVTEKKLQVGDFVLFGTYIIQLYTPLNWFGTYYRMIQNSFVDMENMFELFHEEQEVKDVVNAGDLRLEAGQIEFENVHFSYVDGKEILQDVSFSVMPGQTLALVGPSGSGKSTIIRLLFRFYDVQGGCIRIDGQDISQVKQASLRAHIGVVPQDTVLFNDTIANNIRYGRILATDQEVQEAARAADIHDRILSFPDGYNTQVGERGLKLSGGEKQRVAIARTILKGPHIILLDEATSALDTETERNIQASLAKVCAHRTTIVVAHRLSTVVGADQILVLKDGHIVERGRHEELLQKGGVYAGMWLQQQTGDEGESKEHHTEKPQSSKKTS, via the exons ATGGCCGTGCTGGGGGGCTACTGTGAGGGCAACAACTCCATCACCCAGGCCTGGGTCCAGCAGGGCTTCCAGCCCTGCTTCTTCTTCACGTTGGTGCCATCTGTACTGTTGAGCGTCTGCCTGTTGCTGGGTGCCCTGCAGTATGCCTGCTACGCCCGCTTCAGCCGTGCCATGGAGCCCAAGTACATTCCCCGCTCTCGCCTCTACCGTGGCCAggtcctgctgtccctgttcctggccctgcagccctTTGGTGGGCTGCTGTGGCAAGGAGTGGGGCTGAGACAGCTCTATGGGTATATGTTGCTGCATGCCTGCCTCTGGGccctcagctggggctgtgccattgccctcctgcagctggagcatACCCGGGTGCTGGCCCATGACCGAACACGGGGCCATGGCActgtcctcctcctcttttGGGCACTGGCCTTTGCTGCTGAAAACCTGACCCTGGTGTGCTGGAGGAGCCCTCTGTGGTGGTGGGCATTGGAGGATACCAACCAGAAG GTGCAGTTTGGCTTCTGGCTGCTGCGTTACATCTGCACATTCATGCTCTTCATCCTGGGCATGAAGGCCCCGGGGTTACCCCACAAGCCCTACATGCTGCTAATCAATGAGGAGGAACGGGACGTGGAGAATAGCCAG CCACTCCTGACAGATGCCAGCAGGACCACCTCCACCTGGAAGGATTTCCGGAGGAAGCTGCGGCTGCTGGTGCCATATATGTGGCCGAGGGGCAACCACCTGCTGCAGGGGCTTGTGCTGTTCTGCATGGCACTCATGGGGCTGGAGCGGGCTATCAATGTCTTCGTCCCCATCTACTACAAGAACATTG TGAATGAGCTGACAGTTGGTGCTCCCTGGCACACCCTGGCCTGGACTGTCTGCAGCTATGTGGGGCTGAAGTTCCTGCAAGGTGGAGGTGCTG GCTCCACTGGCTTTGTGAGCAACCTGCGCACTTTCCTGTGGGTGTGGGTGCAGCAGTTCACCAACAGGCAGGTGCAGGTGCAGCTCTTTGCCCACCTGCACGGGCTGTCCCTGCGTTGGCACCTGGGGCGTCGCACTGGTGAGGTCCTGCGTAGCGTGGACCGGGGCACCAGCAGCATCAACAGCCTGCTCAG CTACATCATCTTCAGCATTGTCCCCACCATTGCGGATATTGTCATCAGCATAGTTTACTTCACCTCGGTCTTCAGCGCTTGGTTTGGCCTCATCATCTTCGTGTGTATGAGCCTGTACCTGA CTCTGACCATCTTCATCACTGAGTGGAGAACCAAGTACCGTCGGGACATGAACACACGGGACAATGAGGCCAAGTCCCGGGCCGTGGACTCGCTCCTCAATTTTGAGACG GTGAAGTACTACAATGCAGAGAGCTATGAGGTGAACCGCTTTAATGATGCCATTGTCAAGTACCAG GTCTCAGAGTGGAAAGTCAGTGCCTCACTGGGCCTCCTCAACCAGACCCAGAACCTGGTCATTGGCCtagggctgctggcagggtccctgctctgtgcctaCTTTGTCACTGAAAAGAAGCTGCAG GTGGGGGATTTTGTCCTCTTCGGCACCTACATAATCCAGCTCTACACGCCACTCAACTGGTTTGGGACTTACTATAG GATGATCCAGAATTCCTTTGTGGACATGGAAAATATGTTTGAGCTTTTCCAcgaggagcaggag GTGAAAGATGTGGTGAACGCTGGTGACCTGCGCTTGGAGGCTGGGCAGATTGAGTTTGAGAACGTGCACTTCAGCTACGTGGATGG GAAGGAAATCCTGCAGGATGTCTCTTTCTCTGTGATGCCTGGGCAGACCCTGGCTCTG GTGGGACCTTCAGGCTCTGGAAAGAGCACCATCATCCGTCTGCTCTTCCGCTTCTATGATGTACAGGGTGGCTGCATCCGCATTGATGGGCAGGACATCTCCCAG GTGAAGCAGGCTTCGCTGCGTGCTCACATTGGGGTGGTGCCCCAGGACACCGTGCTTTTTAACGACACCATCGCCAACAATATCCGCTATGGACGGATCCTGGCCACTGACCAGGAGGTACAGGAGGCAGCCCGGGCTGCTGACATCCACGACCGtatcctttcttttcctgatg GATACAACACCCAGGTGGGAGAGCGGGGGCTGAAGCTGAGCGGGGGCGAGAAGCAGCGCGTTGCCATCGCACGCACCATCCTGAAAGGTCCCCACATCATCCTGCTGGATGAG GCCACATCTGCACTTGACACAGAGACTGAGAGGAACATCCAGGCTTCCCTGGCCAAGGTCTGCGCCCACCGCACCACCATTGTTGTTGCACACAG gCTCTCCACTGTGGTAGGTGCAGACCAGATCCTGGTGCTTAAGGATGGGCACATTGTGGAGCGAGGGAG gcatgaggagctgctgcagaagggTGGTGTGTACGCTGGcatgtggctgcagcagcagactGGGGACGAGGGTGAGAGCAAGGAGCACCACACTGAGAAGCCCCAGAGCAGCAAGAAAACATCATGA